The following are encoded in a window of Thermofilum pendens Hrk 5 genomic DNA:
- a CDS encoding FUN14 domain-containing protein — MELAGVGAVSVVLGYAVRKGVNFILGLLGVFVAFLLVLQALGYAVVDWAKLVNDAYGLLESLLSQQDLASKLEQVLPGGLVGIAGFMVGWKLGGKL, encoded by the coding sequence ATGGAGCTGGCGGGGGTTGGGGCTGTAAGCGTGGTCTTGGGGTACGCGGTTAGAAAGGGGGTCAACTTCATACTGGGGCTTCTAGGCGTTTTCGTCGCCTTCCTCCTAGTCCTTCAGGCTCTGGGCTACGCGGTGGTGGACTGGGCTAAGCTGGTAAACGACGCCTACGGGCTCCTCGAATCCCTGCTATCCCAGCAGGACTTAGCCTCGAAGCTTGAACAGGTCTTACCCGGGGGACTGGTGGGCATAGCCGGCTTCATGGTGGGCTGGAAGCTCGGGGGGAAGCTGTAA
- a CDS encoding DEAD/DEAH box helicase family protein has translation MREKKAWGAIGKEVSPDSNPLSAYNSEVERLRLAIRRNRDLAPSLEFEIARAIASRLALIRAKGLDTQEIVNDICDAVDSSLSLGENLAIVEKILAKWLGGAYYSDNNSPEEVEAQYNSWLESRLAVLADKVELGEASPEEIEEAKQILAQNPRLKDKYAELAQKLGVEQYVDWRQILAPQAISELELTEEEASTQIILGVDTSIWGYELLADLAGDEERLKELLREQGLTERDYTARVLSERIRKIRVAKIVVPKKMRDYQRIALRWLLSAHGAVQIPTGGGKTLIGSTLAVNLALWGYDTAIIVPTQVLAEQWASHFEREWRLRVNVKYGGVNRRGQGLGELITVMVYNTFVSEVKRGYTPFAVIVDESHHAGARELARTLARLARLGVHIYGFSATHKREDTEEQWVLDMLLPKRYEVSPSELQEQGYMVPIELVGIRVTETQEFYQQYEEIQEKIRRLSRRIEDGEKHLKKDLMKLVNLRKQLAARSPVKWSSALALINRLAQEHNRVLVWTESQDVALKLAQTLGGKAILSKTPKTERARILKEWGSTFRVLVTCRVLDEGVDVPEVSVGVMLASGTTDRQLIQRAGRLLRPAPGKTKATLFYVYVAYTHEETAFHKLKAIFARRGLQ, from the coding sequence ATGCGAGAGAAAAAGGCGTGGGGGGCTATAGGAAAAGAAGTTAGCCCCGACTCTAATCCTCTAAGCGCCTACAATAGCGAGGTAGAGCGATTGCGCCTAGCCATAAGGCGTAACCGCGATTTAGCCCCTAGCCTTGAATTCGAAATAGCTAGGGCTATAGCCTCGCGCTTAGCCCTTATAAGGGCTAAAGGGCTAGACACACAGGAAATCGTCAACGACATATGCGACGCCGTAGATTCTAGTCTTTCGCTAGGCGAGAATTTGGCTATCGTCGAAAAAATCCTCGCTAAATGGCTAGGCGGGGCTTATTATTCTGATAATAATAGCCCCGAGGAAGTCGAAGCGCAGTACAATTCATGGCTTGAGAGCCGCCTCGCGGTGTTAGCCGACAAGGTAGAGCTAGGCGAGGCTAGCCCCGAGGAAATCGAGGAAGCTAAGCAAATCCTAGCCCAGAATCCTCGCCTAAAAGACAAATACGCAGAGCTAGCCCAAAAGCTAGGCGTAGAGCAGTACGTAGACTGGAGACAAATCCTAGCCCCACAAGCCATAAGCGAGCTAGAGCTAACCGAGGAAGAAGCCAGCACCCAGATAATCCTAGGCGTGGACACGTCGATATGGGGCTATGAACTGCTAGCCGACCTAGCAGGCGACGAGGAAAGGCTCAAAGAACTTTTAAGGGAGCAGGGGCTAACCGAGAGAGACTACACGGCTAGAGTTTTAAGCGAGCGCATTAGGAAAATACGCGTGGCTAAAATTGTCGTGCCGAAGAAAATGCGCGACTACCAGAGGATAGCGCTTAGATGGCTACTCAGCGCGCACGGCGCCGTGCAAATCCCCACAGGCGGCGGAAAGACGCTTATCGGTAGCACGCTAGCCGTGAACCTAGCGCTATGGGGCTATGACACGGCTATTATCGTGCCCACGCAAGTGCTGGCTGAGCAGTGGGCTAGCCACTTTGAGAGGGAGTGGAGGCTCAGAGTGAACGTGAAGTACGGGGGAGTGAACAGGCGAGGACAAGGGCTAGGCGAGCTAATCACGGTAATGGTCTACAACACTTTCGTGAGCGAGGTTAAGCGGGGCTACACGCCTTTCGCAGTGATAGTTGACGAAAGCCATCATGCAGGGGCTAGGGAGCTAGCGAGGACTCTGGCGAGGCTGGCTAGGCTAGGCGTGCACATCTATGGCTTTAGCGCGACGCACAAGCGCGAGGACACAGAAGAGCAGTGGGTGCTTGACATGCTACTACCTAAGCGCTATGAGGTAAGCCCGAGCGAGCTACAGGAGCAAGGCTACATGGTGCCAATCGAGCTAGTGGGGATAAGAGTGACGGAGACACAGGAGTTCTACCAGCAGTACGAGGAGATACAGGAGAAGATTAGGCGCCTAAGCAGGCGCATAGAGGACGGGGAGAAACACTTGAAGAAGGACTTGATGAAGCTGGTAAACTTAAGGAAACAGCTAGCCGCGAGGAGCCCTGTTAAGTGGAGCTCGGCGCTAGCGCTTATCAACAGGCTAGCACAGGAGCACAACAGAGTACTAGTGTGGACTGAGAGCCAAGACGTGGCGTTAAAGCTAGCCCAGACACTCGGAGGAAAAGCGATACTCAGCAAGACGCCTAAGACCGAGCGCGCGAGGATACTCAAAGAGTGGGGCTCAACCTTCAGAGTACTAGTGACGTGCAGAGTGCTAGACGAGGGAGTAGACGTACCCGAGGTAAGCGTAGGCGTAATGCTAGCGAGCGGTACGACTGACAGACAGCTCATACAGAGAGCAGGGAGGCTATTGAGACCGGCGCCTGGAAAGACGAAAGCCACGCTGTTCTACGTCTACGTGGCTTACACGCACGAGGAGACGGCGTTTCACAAGCTAAAGGCGATATTCGCGAGGAGGGGATTGCAGTGA